The region AGCCAAAAAACAAACAGCAAGCAAAGTAGTTCCAATATAACCGATGTTAAAGTCAATCATCGCATACTTCATGGGAGGAAGTTTCCCATCTGGAGTTTTTTTAGCGAGTGTCCAATCCGATTGCCATACAGCAGCTTCGATCGGAATGGGCATCCAACCCATAAGAGCAATGAGAAAAGCAACATCCCCTAAATCTCCAATGGAAAAGGTTTTTCCAGCAGTTTCTAATTTGGGAATCCCTGCATAAAAGGAGAGAACCATGGCTACTATTGTAGATACAGTAAGTAAAACCACGATCCATTTCATCAGTCCATCAAGGGCTGCAAACTTACCGATAGCAAGTAAGAGGAAACAAAAAATTAAAATGATCGCACAAAGTAACCATGGTTCCATGGAAATGCCAAGGAGATTGGAAAATAACCCAGAAGTGACAAGTGTTACCGTAGCAACAATGATACACATGGTTCCAACCGAAATGAAGAAAAATATCCAAATGGGCAATCGGCCCAGCGCCTCATAACCATCTAACAGAGATTTACCGGTAATGATTGTATACTTAGTGCCCACAACAAAAAAAGGATATTTGATCAAATTGGCAAAAAGTACAACAAAGAGTAAACCGTATCCGTAAACGGCCCCAGCCCGAGTCGATTGTACAAGATGGGAAACACCAACGGCCGCTCCGGCATAAAGAAGGCCAGGACCAAGATAAGCTAAAAAAGGAAATCGTCTCATTTTGGACAAAATGGCCGGTTGGATAAGTTTTTGCTACTCTATTCGAAAGATTAATGGTTCAAATAATGAAATAGAATTTGATTGAGAGCTAAAATATCGATCGGTTTGGTCAAAAACTGATCCATCCCTACTTCAAAACATTTTTTACGTTCCTCATATAAAGCACCTGCGGTAAGGGCAATGATGGGAACTGAAATCCCTCTAGGTTGTTTCCGAATTTCAGTGGCCGCTTCCAACCCATCCATATTGGGCATCTGAACATCCATAAATACTAAATCGGGAGTGGATTCATGAAAAAAACGAACCGCTTCCAATCCATCCACGGCTTCTTTGATCTTAGAGTTTGGTATGTATTTTTGAATCATCCTCTTTAGGAGGTTGCGATTCATTTCATTGTCTTCCACTAACAAAATATTTGGTGAAATGTGACTTAAAGTCGATTGGTCAAAATGGTTTACCAATTCCTTTTGGTAATCGTTTGAATCTTGGGAAAGTTGGCTTGTTGATTGATCGGCAGAATTACATTCAATGACAAATCGGAATTCGGTTCCAACCCCAGATTCAGAATGAACTTCAATTTGACCTCCCATCAAATCTAACAAAGATTTTGTGATCCTAAGACCAAGTCCAGTCCCACCATAACGACGTTTGGAATTGGACTCCCCTTGCCAAAACGATTGGAAAAGATGTGATTTATGTTCCTCCGGGATTCCAATTCCCGTATCGGTAATGCTAAATTCTAATTTTGTTTTTTGATCGGAAGCAGGTGTTGCGATTACCTTAAGTACGACTCCACCTTCTTCTGTGAATTTTACTGCATTTCCTAGTAAGTTGATTAAAATTTGTCGGAGTCTTGTCGCATCTATATAAATAATTTCAGGAACATTTGAATCTGCTTCGAGTCGCAAGTAGATTCCTTTTTCGATAGCCTTCCATTTTAAAACACCTAAGGAATCACTGATGATTTGTTTTAAATTAGATGTGGCTTCGTTGAGCACGAGTTTTCCGGCCTCAATTTTGGAAATATCTAATACATCATTGATGATACCGAGAAGGCCGTGAGCACTACTAATTGCGTTTCTAACATATTCCTTTTGATCAGGATCTAAGTTTGTAGTGAGTAATAATTCGTTAAAACCAATGACTCCATTGAGAGGAGTTCTGATTTCATGACTCATATTGGCGACAAATTCTGATTTTGCTTCGTTGGCTCTCTCTGCATCTTTTTTAGCATTGAGTAAATGAAACTCTGCATTTTTCCTATCAGTGATATTGTTTAAATGAACCACAAAATAAGATGGATTCCCATTACGATCTTTCACAAGGGTATTTGAAATTTCTACCCAAACGATATTTTTATCTTTTGAAAAAAATCTTTTTTCATAAATAACACTTTCTTTGGCACCACCTAAAGCAGCATCACGAAAAGAATCAAATAGCGGTTTGTCTTCTTCATAGGAAAACTCATTAGATTTTTTACCAATGAGTTCGGCCTCACTATAACCTAACATGGATTCTAGTTTTTTATTTACCTTAATGAATTTTCCATTTAAATCTAAAAAACAAACTCCGATCCCGGCATTATCAAAACTCATTTTAAAACGTTCTTCACTATCTTCTAGTTCTTCTTGCGTTTTGTTTTCGTCGGTAATGTCTCGGTTGATGGCGATCACACCAATGGTTTGGCCAGATTTATCTTTGAGAAAACTCGCAGCAGATCGGATTTTTAGTTTTTTAGATCCTTTATCGTATTGGAATATTTCGCCCTGCCATATTCCTTTTGTTTGTAATTCGGAAATACGACTCTCTCTTGTAGTGTCATTTTGTTCTGTTTTTAAAATTTGGAGAGTGGATTTACCGATAACTTCCTCGGCAGTAAATCCGTAAATTCTTTCCGCAGCCAAATTCCAACTGGTGATCCGAAATTCCAAATCCGTAACAATGACCGCATCGTAGAGGTATTGCAGGATGAGAGAAGAGTAAACTTCACTAGGAATCAGGTTTTCCATCTGGCTTCAATGACAGAGTCATTTCGAAAAAACTGCAAGCGATAACTGGGGCAAATATAAATTCAAAACCATCTATTTTTGAATCTGAATTTCCTTTTCAGGACAACCCTTTAGGAATTCTACCCATAATTTGAAAGCTCATCGATGGTTTCAAAACGATGTTAGGTGAAAATGTTCAAATTTTACCTTAGATCCTAATTTACCAGAACAATCGACAGAACAGGATCGTGACTTCTTTCTGATTAGCTAAATCAAAAGAAAGATGATACTAACTTATAGAAATACAAAACCATTCCAAGGGGTTATAAAAACTGAATTAATGAAAATAGAAACAACTTGCATACTAATTTGAAGTTTTATTATTAAAAAACCATTATGTTTAAATTCCTAAATTCCGATTTTTTTTCCGTATACATAAACCCTACCCTAGTCTTCTTTTTGGCTGGACTTTGCGAAATTGGAGGTGGTTATCTCATTTGGCTTTGGATTCGCGAAAACAAATCAATATTTATTGGAATTCTCGGATTCATAATTTTAGGTTTTTACGGTGTAGTCGCAACATACCAACCAACAAATTTTGCTCGAACTTATGCAACATATGGTGGGATCTTTATCGTGATGTCGTTAGCGTGGGCATGGAAATTTGACCAGTTCGTTCCCAATCGCTTCGACATTATCGGAGCAAGCATTGCCTTGATCGGTGTAATGATTATATTCTTCGCACCACGATAAAGTTCTGTTTTTCTCTATAGATTGGTTACTATCGGTAGATTGATTTTTCGTAAACGAATGGTTTTATTTATTATTTTAAAAATAGGAAAAGTTTAACCCGGCAAAGCTGCGCAGTGACCCATAGGGAGCGAGCAGGCGACATTCGCGGAGCAAACTTTGTTTGCCTAGCGAATAGTCGCGGACGGCAGCCGGCAAAAACCGCGCGTCCAAAAATAAAAAAAGCGCTCACTTTCATGAACGCCTTAATCAACAATAATGACTAACAAAGGCAATGTCCTACTTCCGCCCCCACTCGCTTTTCCGCTCCGCGGGCGAGCGTCCGAGCCTTGCTCCCTATGGGTCGCAAGTCTGTCATTTCGCGAACGACTGGTTACTAGCGGTACTATTAGGTTCGTTCAATGGATTTTTTTTTCTACATAAAAAAAGCCAACCTCTCGGTTGGCCTTTTTTTATTGAGTTATTAGTGCTAACCCGGCAATGTCCTACTCTCCCATTGAGCGAACCCAATAGTACCATCGGCGATGAGAAGCTTGACTTCCGTGTTCGGAATGGGAACGGGTATTACCTTCTCTCCATAATCACCAGGAGTATTTACCATTACTTCCAGGTGCACGGGTTTTGCAAGTACATTTAAAAGAAAATTTACAGATTTAAATCGTATGTGACTCCAAATTTTAAACCGGAAACGAGGATATTGTGTTCCGCAGTTGCGGTAACAAATTCCATCAATGTTCCTACTCGATCGAGGCCGTTATCGCTGACACTAATCGCGATTGGACTTCTAGACTTTGCTGTCATACGTTCACTTTCAAAAGTAGCAAATAAACGAAGTTTTGGTACAACTACGATACTAGCCCCAAAACTAAATTTTTCGGAATAGAAGGTATAACCGCCGTTAGCATAATTTAACATAGCGCCACCATTATAAATTCTAAACTGTTCTGAATTATATGTTCCAGAAGAATTGAATAGGAAGGGTCCGAAAAGAAGTAAGTCAGCAAATAGAGTGGCACGATCGTTTAAGTCAAATTCAAATCCTACACCAATCAAACCAGAGGTTCCTGTTGTTGTTTTTGTATCTTGTCCATAATAACTTGGTGCACCTAATCCCAGATAAGTTCCGTCTAGAGACTGGCTCATACTTCGAATTACGTATTTAGGTAAAATTCGAAAATTGGAAACAGGAGTGAGTGTGATTCCAAGATTGATATCAGAATATAACAAACGATAGTCTGCTTCTTTGATTCCTAAACCACTGGCATAATAAGAATTCCACTCATAACCACGACCAAATCTGTTTAGATGTAATCCTAAAAATACATTACTTAAAACACCGGCATTTAGAGAATGGAAGTAATCAAAACCTAAATCGTTGATGAGTGACATCCCACGATTGTTTTGCCAATCTTGGTTGTATTCCAAACCAACAATGTCGCTATAAAAATTTCTCTTTTCTAAGTCAGGACGAAGGCCACCAAAAAACAAAGCACCCTTAAATCGAACTGTATTCCCTTCTACTTTACCTTGTGCATAAACAGATCCGGTAAATAAAGATATGACCACCAGAAAAAAAACGAGATTCCGTTTCATTATTTGTATTACCTCTACCAGTCAATAACAACTGACAGAGGACTGACTCAAGAAAAATTTAACTAGTAATGTTCTTTTTTAAAGTGAATCTATATCCAAATCCCTGAAAAATATTATGGGATTCACATGAACAAACATATGTCGAAACTTAGAATTCTAAGGGCATATATAAAGCAAAATGGAATGTTCTTAATTCATAAGTGTATCCATTTTCTTTCACGATGGGGCCACCGAAGGATACTCTCCCTCGCATACCAAGAAAAGGCGGTGACTCCAAATACATCATAAAGGCAAACTTTGCTACAGAATTGACACCCACTTGGTTTCTCATAAGACTACTAACAGCGAGAGCTTCTACCGCATTAAATCTCCCACTCATATAGGCTGTAGCAGCCGTCAAATCAGGACGAAGTAATCCTTGGCTTGCTAAATAATACCCTACTAATTCTAAATTATTTCCTGTTGAAAGATTTGCGATTAGATAAGTAAGAGTGGGATCTGTTTCCGGATTGATATTTCCTGAAACAAATTGGTATCCACGTAAATTGTTTAAAAAAGCATCCCGACTGGATCCTGAATATGCGATTAACATATT is a window of Leptospira kanakyensis DNA encoding:
- a CDS encoding Nramp family divalent metal transporter yields the protein MRRFPFLAYLGPGLLYAGAAVGVSHLVQSTRAGAVYGYGLLFVVLFANLIKYPFFVVGTKYTIITGKSLLDGYEALGRLPIWIFFFISVGTMCIIVATVTLVTSGLFSNLLGISMEPWLLCAIILIFCFLLLAIGKFAALDGLMKWIVVLLTVSTIVAMVLSFYAGIPKLETAGKTFSIGDLGDVAFLIALMGWMPIPIEAAVWQSDWTLAKKTPDGKLPPMKYAMIDFNIGYIGTTLLAVCFLALGANMMYNTGAEFSSQAVSFASELVRLYTSAIGSWSYPIILIAAFFTMFSTTLTCFDAYPRVVSNASRRLFKPLEKIPTEKLYWYWIILVGVGSILILLFFRTNMKSLVDFATTVSFLNAPVLALIHHLILFGKEIPRDQRPKPWMNLLSWFGILFLFGFSIYYINITFF
- a CDS encoding PAS domain-containing hybrid sensor histidine kinase/response regulator, which codes for MENLIPSEVYSSLILQYLYDAVIVTDLEFRITSWNLAAERIYGFTAEEVIGKSTLQILKTEQNDTTRESRISELQTKGIWQGEIFQYDKGSKKLKIRSAASFLKDKSGQTIGVIAINRDITDENKTQEELEDSEERFKMSFDNAGIGVCFLDLNGKFIKVNKKLESMLGYSEAELIGKKSNEFSYEEDKPLFDSFRDAALGGAKESVIYEKRFFSKDKNIVWVEISNTLVKDRNGNPSYFVVHLNNITDRKNAEFHLLNAKKDAERANEAKSEFVANMSHEIRTPLNGVIGFNELLLTTNLDPDQKEYVRNAISSAHGLLGIINDVLDISKIEAGKLVLNEATSNLKQIISDSLGVLKWKAIEKGIYLRLEADSNVPEIIYIDATRLRQILINLLGNAVKFTEEGGVVLKVIATPASDQKTKLEFSITDTGIGIPEEHKSHLFQSFWQGESNSKRRYGGTGLGLRITKSLLDLMGGQIEVHSESGVGTEFRFVIECNSADQSTSQLSQDSNDYQKELVNHFDQSTLSHISPNILLVEDNEMNRNLLKRMIQKYIPNSKIKEAVDGLEAVRFFHESTPDLVFMDVQMPNMDGLEAATEIRKQPRGISVPIIALTAGALYEERKKCFEVGMDQFLTKPIDILALNQILFHYLNH
- a CDS encoding YnfA family protein — encoded protein: MFKFLNSDFFSVYINPTLVFFLAGLCEIGGGYLIWLWIRENKSIFIGILGFIILGFYGVVATYQPTNFARTYATYGGIFIVMSLAWAWKFDQFVPNRFDIIGASIALIGVMIIFFAPR